The following are encoded together in the Macadamia integrifolia cultivar HAES 741 chromosome 10, SCU_Mint_v3, whole genome shotgun sequence genome:
- the LOC122091174 gene encoding uncharacterized protein LOC122091174, which yields MTSQMIEKHRENAVIYHGEALCKEKSIEILSEIELPKGLLPLKDMEEVGYNRESGFVWLKQKKALEHVFRKVGKKVSYATEITVFVEPRRLKKISGVKTKELFLWVSLSDIYIDDPSSGKITFMTPAGLSKSLPVSAFELEEEGK from the coding sequence ATGACATCACAGATGATCGAAAAGCACAGAGAGAACGCGGTGATCTACCATGGCGAAGCCCTCTGCAAGGAAAAATCGATTGAGATATTATCGGAGATAGAGCTTCCCAAAGGTCTTCTCCCACTGAAAGACATGGAAGAAGTGGGCTACAACAGAGAATCTGGTTTCGTGTGGCTGAAGCAAAAGAAAGCTTTGGAACATGTCTTCCGCAAAGTGGGTAAGAAGGTCTCTTACGCAACAGAGATCACAGTTTTTGTTGAACCCAGGAGATTAAAGAAGATAAGTGGAGTGAAGACCAAGGAACTCTTTCTCTGGGTTTCTTTGTCTGATATCTATATCGATGATCCTTCTTCTGGGAAGATCACTTTCATGACTCCAGCTGGACTGTCAAAGTCGCTTCCGGTTTCTGCGTTtgagcttgaagaagaaggaaaataa
- the LOC122092267 gene encoding putative nuclease HARBI1, translating into MDRISLHGYQLLNIEHFSIGRVDRKGNISQNILAICDFDMKFTDILSGWEGSTSDSQILDDAIHREGEAKLPVPRGKFYLVDAGFANQKRFLRPYRNVRYHLKEWRNSNVSPVDKKELFNLCYSRLRNIIERAFGLLKSRFKILKTQPEYPFKTQAKIVQACVMIHNHILTQNSVQEEEEWLEQENAITSEDTNEEAEDSDEGSDVDDEDNFDGSIPRGDG; encoded by the coding sequence ATGGATCGCATATCCCTGCATGGGTACCAATTGCTCAACATCGAACATTTCTCGATAGGAAGGGTCGATAGGAAGGGAAATATATCGCAAAATATTTTAGCAATttgtgattttgatatgaagttCACAGATATACTTTCTGGTTGGGAAGGATCAACATCTGATTCACAAATATTAGATGATGCTATTCATAGAGAAGGTGAGGCGAAGCTACCAGTTCCTAGAGGTAAATTCTATCTTGTAGATGCAGGGTTTGCAAACCAGAAGAGGTTCTTAAGACCCTACCGTAACGTTCGATACCACTTAAAAGAGTGGAGAAATTCGAATGTTTCACCTGTCGACAAGAAAGAATTGTTCAACTTGTGTTATTCAAGATTACGTAACATAATTGAACGGGCTTTTGGACTGttgaagtcaagattcaagattttGAAAACCCAACCAGAGTATCCTTTCAAGACTCAGGCTAAGATTGTACAAGCTTGTGTTATGATACACAATCATATCCTTACCCAAAATAGTgttcaagaagaagaggaatggcTTGAACAGGAAAATGCAATTACAAGTGAGGATACtaatgaagaagcagaagacagtGATGAAGGTtctgatgttgatgatgaagataaCTTTGATGGATCAATTCCAAGAGGAGATGGCTGA